Proteins from one Sarcophilus harrisii chromosome 2, mSarHar1.11, whole genome shotgun sequence genomic window:
- the FOXF1 gene encoding forkhead box protein F1: MSSVPEKAQQHGGHSSGGSGGGGGSAMDPASSTTSKAKKTNAGIRRPEKPPYSYIALIVMAIQSSPTKRLTLSEIYQFLQSRFPFFRGSYQGWKNSVRHNLSLNECFIKLPKGLGRPGKGHYWTIDPASEFMFEEGSFRRRPRGFRRKCQALKPMYSMMNGLGFNHLPDTYSFQGSAGAISCPPNSLALEGGIGMMNGHLPGNVDGLGLSGHSVPHLPANGGHSYMGSCAGSAGAEYPHPEGSVSASPLLASGGVMEPHSVYSGSASAWPPSASAAALNSGASYIKQQPLSPCNPAANPLSSSLPTHSLEQPYLHQNSHNPAELQGIPRYHSQSPSMCDRKEFVFSFNAMASSSMHSASSGSYYHQQVTYQDIKPCVM, encoded by the exons ATGTCCTCAGTCCCAGAGAAGGCGCAGCAACACGGCGGCCACAgcagcggcggcagcggcggcggcggcggctcagCCATGGACCCCGCCTCGTCCACCACTTCGAAGGCCAAGAAGACGAATGCGGGGATCCGGCGGCCGGAGAAGCCGCCCTACTCCTACATCGCGCTCATCGTCATGGCCATCCAGAGCTCGCCCACCAAGAGGCTGACGCTCAGTGAGATCTACCAATTCCTCCAGAGCCGCTTCCCTTTCTTCCGAGGCTCCTACCAGGGCTGGAAGAACTCTGTGCGCCACAACCTCTCGCTCAACGAGTGCTTCATCAAGCTGCCCAAAGGGCTGGGCCGCCCGGGCAAGGGCCACTACTGGACCATCGATCCCGCCAGCGAGTTCATGTTCGAGGAGGGCTCCTTTCGCCGGCGGCCCCGCGGCTTCCGAAGGAAGTGCCAGGCTCTCAAGCCCATGTACAGCATGATGAACGGGCTGGGTTTCAACCACCTCCCCGACACCTACAGCTTTCAGGGCTCAGCCGGGGCCATCTCCTGCCCGCCCAACAGCCTGGCCTTGGAGGGCGGCATCGGCATGATGAACGGCCACTTGCCGGGCAACGTGGACGGCCTGGGCCTGTCAGGTCACTCGGTGCCCCACCTGCCCGCCAACGGCGGCCACTCCTACATGGGCAGCTGCGCGGGTTCGGCGGGTGCCGAGTACCCGCACCCCGAGGGCTCCGTGTCCGCCTCCCCGCTGCTGGCCAGCGGCGGGGTCATGGAGCCGCACTCAGTGTACTCCGGCTCCGCCTCCGCTTGGCCGCCCTCGGCCTCAGCAGCGGCGCTCAACAGCGGTGCCTCTTACATCAAGCAGCAGCCCCTGTCCCCCTGCAACCCTGCCGCCAATCCCCTGTCGTCCAGCCTCCCCACGCACTCCCTGGAGCAGCCTTATCTGCACCAGAACAGCCACAACCCTGCCGAACTACAAG gAATCCCCCGGTATCACTCTCAGTCTCCAAGCATGTGCGACCGAAAGGAGTTCGTCTTTTCTTTCAACGCTATGGCCTCCTCTTCGATGCATTCAGCAAGTAGCGGCTCTTATTATCACCAACAAGTGACCTACCAGGACATCAAGCCCTGTGTTATGTGA